One part of the Diadema setosum chromosome 6, eeDiaSeto1, whole genome shotgun sequence genome encodes these proteins:
- the LOC140230063 gene encoding 5-hydroxytryptamine receptor 6-like has product MMAVASYAMEVTGVTNVDTATLTVTETQTSVIPVTSYMEIRITIIALALYALTGILIIACNTLNLYILRKPLECFSDNTRFFLRALAAVDLLTGLVCCPTEMILAVYGSWPLGDVTCDIVAIVYTMVCCQALLCLCCVSVDRFLTIVKPLHYPTIMTPMRARLFLASALVVGALASLVMLVARELPSPESSGQKLCALLYLDSPVAIKPVLVIVFVSFFVPASVLLFVNIRLMVITIQKTRELADMSPTAVRYTTDRLKGVRTILVLTSAFFVTWLPVIVTIICKVVFNVHIPPALGSLVSVPALCNSWVNAVIYLFMSRSYRRAIVKEIQKCFKRRHEKWVTNGSLGASAALNSEAIL; this is encoded by the coding sequence ATGATGGCTGTCGCTTCTTACGCAATGGAAGTCACCGGCGTAACCAACGTCGATACAGCGACGTTGACGGTTACAGAGACTCAAACATCTGTGATACCCGTTACTAGTTACATGGAAATACGGATAACGATCATAGCACTAGCTTTGTACGCATTAACCGGTATTCTGATCATAGCTTGCAACACGTTGAATCTGTACATCCTGAGGAAGCCACTGGAGTGCTTCAGCGACAACACGCGGTTCTTTCTCCGGGCGCTGGCCGCCGTAGACCTGCTGACCGGCTTGGTGTGTTGTCCGACGGAGATGATACTGGCCGTGTATGGGAGCTGGCCGCTCGGTGACGTTACGTGTGACATCGTGGCTATAGTCTACACAATGGTCTGCTGCCAGGCGTTGCTGTGTCTCTGTTGCGTCAGTGTGGACAGGTTTCTGACGATAGTCAAGCCGCTGCACTATCCGACCATCATGACTCCGATGCGAGCACGACTGTTTCTGGCGAGCGCGCTCGTTGTGGGCGCACTCGCATCGTTAGTGATGCTCGTCGCGCGGGAACTGCCGAGTCCCGAGTCATCAGGGCAGAAGCTCTGTGCATTGCTCTATTTAGATAGTCCCGTAGCGATCAAACCCGTTCTCGTCATCGTCTTCGTGTCGTTCTTCGTTCCCGCCAGCGTGCTCCTATTCGTCAACATCCGGCTCATGGTCATCACGATACAGAAGACGCGCGAACTTGCCGACATGTCGCCGACAGCTGTCCGATACACGACGGACAGGCTGAAAGGCGTTCGGACGATACTCGTATTAACATCGGCATTCTTCGTCACGTGGCTTCCAGTGATAGTAACAATCATATGTAAAGTTGTGTTCAACGTGCATATACCCCCGGCGTTGGGGTCGCTAGTATCGGTACCTGCCCTGTGTAATAGTTGGGTCAATGCCGTTATCTACTTGTTCATGAGCCGATCCTACCGACGTGCCATCGTGAAGGAGATCCAAAAGTGCTTTAAGAGACGGCACGAAAAATGGGTGACCAACGGCTCGCTAGGAGCCTCAGCAGCTCTCAATTCCGAAGCCATTCTGTGA